The following coding sequences lie in one Benincasa hispida cultivar B227 chromosome 6, ASM972705v1, whole genome shotgun sequence genomic window:
- the LOC120080105 gene encoding blue copper protein-like has protein sequence MARTLALLVVAIVASCALVQTTTAGTTHVVGDSLGWVVPLGGPIVYATWSVSNTFLVGDILLFNFTTGQEDVARVTKEAFLTCNSTNPITLKATGPANFTLDSLGQYYFIGTLDKHCILGQRLAINVTAYSGPTPSPTPTPTPAPRGPRNYTVGDKLGWLIPPAGPLDLFYASWAYNKTFLVGDTLVFNFLNGSDDVAVVTKQVFNSCNITSTLAVFNSTPANIALNATGEHYYTSTYDKHCILGQKFAINVTGHATSGSVPSPPPTAHPPSITISPSPATAHPPSIAVSPSSPAGGAQPPSQNTSAAPMTGGGRLYFGAFVVSVTASALYF, from the exons ATGGCTAGAACACTGGCCCTGCTGGTAGTAGCCATAGTGGCATCCTGTGCCTTAGTACAGACCACAACCGCAGGGACCACCCATGTGGTCGGAGACAGCTTGGGCTGGGTGGTTCCCCTTGGAGGCCCCATTGTCTATGCCACTTGGTCTGTTTCCAACACCTTCTTAGTTGGTGATATCTTAT TGTTCAATTTCACAACTGGACAAGAAGATGTAGCTAGAGTGACAAAGGAAGCATTTCTAACCTGCAATTCAACCAATCCAATCACCCTCAAAGCCACTGGTCCAGCCAATTTTACGTTGGATTCACTGGGGCAGTACTATTTCATTGGCACTTTGGACAAGCACTGCATCTTGGGACAGAGGTTGGCCATCAATGTCACTGCATATTCTGGACCGACTCCCAGCCCGACCCCGACCCCGACCCCGGCTCCGAGAGGGCCGAGAAACTACACCGTCGGCGACAAACTCGGATGGCTAATCCCTCCAGCAGGTCCTCTTGATCTCTTCTATGCATCATGGGCTTATAACAAGACTTTCTTAGTTGGTGACACCTTAG TTTTCAACTTCTTAAATGGATCCGACGACGTTGCTGTGGTGACAAAACAAGTATTTAATTCCTGCAACATCACTTCAACTCTAGCAGTTTTCAACTCAACTCCAGCGAACATCGCCCTGAATGCCACCGGCGAACATTACTACACCTCCACCTACGATAAACACTGCATATTAGGGCAGAAATTCGCGATCAATGTGACCGGACACGCCACTTCCGGCTCCGTCCCTTCTCCTCCGCCCACTGCACACCCACCCTCCATAACAATCTCTCCTTCTCCGGCCACTGCACACCCACCCTCCATTGCGGTCTCTCCTTCTTCCCCGGCTGGTGGAGCTCAACCTCCTTCACAGAACACCTCCGCCGCACCGATGACCGGCGGCGGGCGCCTCTATTTCGGTGCTTTCGTGGTCTCCGTCACGGCTTCTGCACTCTACTTCTGA